The sequence below is a genomic window from Rhodothermia bacterium.
TTCCAATAACCTCATGGTCAATTTTATTACCCAAGCCTTGTTGTATGAACAAATGACGGGCGATACTCAATTTCGTGAACTCATGTTCCTGCACCGAGATTGGCTTTTTGGGCGAAATCCATGGGGAACAACCCAATTTACGGGCATCCCACAACATGGCGAGTTCCCTGAAGACGTCCACCTCCCTAGTAATCCAACATTACATAAAGTGGAGGTCGGTGGCTTAAACGATGGGCCGATTTATGCCTCGATCTATAACAAACTCATTGGCTTAACCTTACACCAACCGGATGAATTTGCCGAATTTCAAAATGAATATGTGGTTTATCATGACGACATCGGCGATTATTCCACCAACGAACCCACCATGGACGGAACGGCGGATGCCCTCCTGATGATGGCGATTTTTGGGCTTCGGGCGAAGTGAGGCGTAGGTGAGGGGGACTGACGCTTTTCTCTCAACCAATCTCTTTCATGCCTAAGTTTCTTGGGACACACCTTTTTTGCGTATGTTTTTTCTGGCCTTAGGGCAAATGGCTTATGGACAATAGACCGATAAAAACCGTTGTATGAGACTGGCCGCTTGTGGGGTATCCTCGAAGGAATCTAAGATTGCGGCCAAGTGGTGTGCAATTTCGGGATAGTGCTGTTGGTAGCGAATTACCCGCTCGGAAATGGTGGTGCGGTCTAATTCACTGTGGAATTGCGTGCCATAAATGGGCTTTCCGGCAATTCTAAACACCTGAAAAGGCGCTATTTGGTTGTTGGCTAATTCAATACCATCAGGCGGAAGAACAGAAACGCGGTCGTGGTGGCCTTGATTTACCCGAAGAAACGGAAAAAAGTCCGAGAAAACAGGATCGGATTGTGCTGCTGGGAGGAGGTTGACCTCGGTTGCGCCCATTTCTGCACGGAGTGGGTCGTGAACCACTGTGCCACCGAGGGCACGCGCCAAAAACTGGTGTCCCCAACAAGAACCAAAAACAGGCACATGATCCTCTTTGCACTGTTGGATAAACCCGATGAGTGCAGGAACCCAAGGGTAATCTTCATAGGCTGCATAACCGCTGGAGCCACCGATGATTACGGCCTCTACTCCAACCGTTGTTTTGGGCAACGAATGTCCGGCGGCCAAATTGGCAACGCCTAAGGTCTCTGTGGGTTGGTTGCAACACTTCGCAAAAGACCGCTGTTCTTCTTTTTGTGTGAGAGCATCTTCACGAACTTGGATAAGTAGGATATTTCTTATGCGTCCAATTGCCATAAATCTGCAAAGCTTTGGGTGAGTGTTTTGTACAGAAGGTGTAAGGGAAGCCCCATCACATTATAATAGTCGCCTTCAATCCGTTCTATAAACAAAGCCCCCCAATCGTCTTGTATGCCATAGGCCCCTGCTTTGTCTAAAGGAGCGCCAGAAGCCACATACCGCCTGATTTCTTGCTCGCTCATGGGGTAAAAAAATACGTCAGAGCGTTCTACTTGGGTGACGATGCGTCCTGAAGTATGGTTCGCCAAACAAATACCGGTATAAACGGTATTAGAACGGCCAGAAAGTGTGTTCAGCATCTCAATCGCATGATTATCGTCACGAGGTTTGCCTAAGATCACATCATCTAACACCACAACCGTATCGGCTGCTAGTACCAAGGCTTCTGGCTGTTTTTGGGCAACAAACAGGGCTTTTTGGGTTGCAAGGGCCATTACCACTTGTGCAGGGGATACATTGGGTGGGATCACTTCCTCCTCCTCGCAAGGGCAAACGGAAAAAGTCCAGCCGAGCATTGATAAAAGATGCTTTCTTCGTGGCGATTGTGAGGCCAAAACCAATGGCACGTGAAAATGAATCATTTTTTTTTC
It includes:
- the maf gene encoding septum formation inhibitor Maf, with the protein product MIHFHVPLVLASQSPRRKHLLSMLGWTFSVCPCEEEEVIPPNVSPAQVVMALATQKALFVAQKQPEALVLAADTVVVLDDVILGKPRDDNHAIEMLNTLSGRSNTVYTGICLANHTSGRIVTQVERSDVFFYPMSEQEIRRYVASGAPLDKAGAYGIQDDWGALFIERIEGDYYNVMGLPLHLLYKTLTQSFADLWQLDA
- a CDS encoding type 1 glutamine amidotransferase, with product MAIGRIRNILLIQVREDALTQKEEQRSFAKCCNQPTETLGVANLAAGHSLPKTTVGVEAVIIGGSSGYAAYEDYPWVPALIGFIQQCKEDHVPVFGSCWGHQFLARALGGTVVHDPLRAEMGATEVNLLPAAQSDPVFSDFFPFLRVNQGHHDRVSVLPPDGIELANNQIAPFQVFRIAGKPIYGTQFHSELDRTTISERVIRYQQHYPEIAHHLAAILDSFEDTPQAASLIQRFLSVYCP